Sequence from the Erythrolamprus reginae isolate rEryReg1 chromosome 2, rEryReg1.hap1, whole genome shotgun sequence genome:
AAGTGATTTGACAGTTTACAGTTTGTGCTTGTCACCAATTTTTTTATTTGAATTGGCAACTTCCACACTTTATAGTAACAGAATGACAGAAAAATAATGTTCACTATATATACAGCATGTACACAGGCATCTTTACCATACACAAGGCTAGTGATCCTGATAATCTCATCTCCACAGTCATCTGTGCACAAAAAAGACATCATCCATCGGACATTATGTGAACATTACAGTGAAATGACATTCCAAGTCCAGTGAAAATTCAGCATAATACAAAACATACCAACCTACTGCAAATGACAtcctttaaaatattaattactcAGTAGTCATTTAGCTAGAGTCTGAAGCAGAGATGTGTTGTGTCGTTATAAGTCTCTTAAGGGAAGCAACCTCTGCAGACAAATTTGCTATGCCCTGTTTCAAGTACAAGTTTTCTGTCTCAGAGACTTGGTAGGAATTGTCTTTAACGTCAAACCCTGTGGTTTTGCAGTCACTCTGAGCTTTTTCAGTTAGTTCTTTTTGATGGTGCCAGTGTTCTGGTTTCAGAGACCAATCTTGGATATTAGTCACTTGAATTGAGAAAGGAGTGTGAGTATTGTGTGCTAAATTTTGTGCATCATTCTTTTCAAGTTCTAAATGTCTTTTAGATGACATATCAATAGGTGACAGTCGCTTTTGTGTGGCATCAAATTCATTATCCAACATTTCCACTTTGATTTGCATGGCCTTTGCCTTAATTCTCAGTTTATGAGGAAGTGCAGAAGAGCTTACCTCTGGAACCTTAACTACGGCACTTTTAAGTTCAACAGGAGAATGGATTGGACCTTTAGGAACCTGCTGCTCATCTTCTCCATCAGACGACTTTCCCACAACACCCTCATCAGTTTCTGAAGTCCTTGGAGAATTGCTGGAGGACCTGTTTGTTTGCAACAGTGGAGGGGAATGTGAGTAGCCATTAAAATGGTTTCCCATGAAGCCTGGATATATTGAAGTTGTAAAGGACCCTCTTTCATCTCGCGAATCTCTTGTATAGTTTTCTAATTCCATAGGTTCTTGTTTTATGAGTTGGAATTTATCATCGGTATTTCTGCAATTGTTTTGTGTGGGGCTTGCTTGAGTGTGCTCTATTGATGACACTTCAGATACATCAGACAAAGAGCTTTGTGGCGAGTGCTTAATGACAGATATACAGCTACTGCTTACAATAGTTGGCTCATGTTCATCAATGAAAGCATTAATGCTCGATTTGGAATTCTGGTATTCTTGAAAATAAACAACTGTTGAATTGTTGACCTTCTGAATCTCTTGGGCATATGCAGAAGAGCTGATTAAACCAAACTTTAACTTCAGTGAAAGTAACTCAGATTTTAAAGTGGCATTTTCTTCTCCCAGTGCAATTAGCTTGTTCTCTAAAACAAGATCGTTCAGTCGCCGTTTTTCCCTAGACCTTTTGGCAGCTTCATTGTTTTTACGGCGTTTTTCCCAGTACATGGCATCTTTCTTTTCATCTGGAATGAATTCCCGTTTTCTCCTGCATGCCGAAGCCTTGTTTTTCATAACAGCTCCTTCTCCAAGTaacatttcatcaccagtagCTAAGTCATCTGATATATCACTCAATGTAGAATTAAGAGCCATAATTTTGTCCATGTTGCCACTTGTATCAGCAGATGCCTGTTCTGTTTTAACGGACTGCATTTTTCTTAGCTGCATCAGAAGCAAGTGtcagtaaatatgtaaataataatatgataAAGTAACCTTTCGGGACTTGTTGAACCAGAATAATTTGATATATATAGTGATTTTAATTCCATAAGTATTATTCTGTTTATTCCATAGTCTCAGACAACTTGGTGAAAGGTTCCTCTGAGTTGATCCATCTGAGAAGCTTCTTTAAAAATCTGCAGaatacaaaagaataataattctTTAGTTACTAATGTCtagtctctttttttaaaaaaaattgcaacacttttaataattgtatttattttatgcaATTATCCTTTATTTACCACTTACACAATATTTACACTCCCTCATAAACTGACTCAATGATTAACTATAATGCATAAGTACAAACCCAGTAAATACCACAATACCCTCAATACCAACATAACATACTGGTAGCTTCAAAAAATTCTGCCCTGTCACAAAAAACTTAAAACCCTGCTTAAAAAGGAAATTTTTCAGGGCAGCCTTTTATGAGCTTTTTGTGTGTGCTTAATGCACACATAAAAGGGCAGCGTTTTGGCTACATGCTTGGGTCTACCACCttgaccagaggtggtatttagcaGGTTCTaatcagttctggagaatcagtagtggaaattttgagtagttcagatatACCAGCTCTGCTCACCcatctctgcctcccgagtcacaGCTGGTAAGGAGAAAATGGGGAATTTACAGTTCCCTTCCCCCGGACTAGGGAGGGAATGGacattttacagtattcttcacctgtcacgcccaccaagtcacactatgcccaagccatgcccacaaaatcggtagtaaaaattttgcatCCACCAGTGCCACCGACCTAACCTCACAGATCCCTCTTATATTGAAACAATTACAGAGAAGGACTTCCGTCTGCTTATATCCCTTTTGCTTCTCACAGTAACAAAATCTTGAGGAAGTCCTCTCTTGGTATTTTTACACGTTTTCCATTTTACAAAACAGAATTATTTTAGTAAAGTGATCCCTAACATAACTTGGCAATATGCTGACCAGAGCTTTGTATCCATTTACTCATTAGACAAATGTGTAGGGCTGCCCAACTCACACATAGTGACTccaagcagcttacaacattaaaaacccacaacctaaaaaccctcccctcccccacccattTACAGATAGTGCCTAACATATTACATTATCTATCTTGTAGGTAGAGTGCAGATCAGCTATTAACCACATGTTTAAAAACCAACTAATTGAAAGACATCATTAAAATCCCATTAATAAACACAAACAACATCTACCTAGCAGACTGCTTAGTCATTATTCCTACAACTAAATGAAATGTACTTGTCTAAATATATATAGTAGATAGAaccataaatatatttattgtgtTGAACAATTTTTAGAAATCCAATATACCATTAATACCCAGGAGACACACTGCTTGCATTCCTCAGAAGGAATTAAAACCAAACGTATCTACATAtatacatcagtgatggcaaacctatggcatgcgtgcacagatagcacgtggagccatatccaaGGGCATACACAGCTtcagcacgcacatgcacactggccatgtaattttcagccttccagagggcagggggagATCATTTTCgtcttctccaggcttcagaaagcttccagAGGCTGTGGATGtagaaaaacagacccaacggcCCAACTGGAAATTCGGAAatgaaagcctcctgaagtctgggaagggtgaaaatggcccatccagaagtttgtttccgaacttccagctgagccattgggtctgtttttcgccatttacaggcttcagaggctttcctgaagcctggagaaggctAAAATGACATCTCCCTGCCTcctgaaggctgaaaatcagctagaaTCCGTTTTTCGCCATCCAGAGACTTCAGTGACTCCTGCAAGAATGCAcaaggggcattgcattatgggtgtgggcacacatgtgtgCTATCATGCGCGTAAACGCCCTTTTGGCACTCGAGCAAAAAAAAaggggttcaccatcactgccttatattaAGCAGAATGGACAACATTTTCTGTCTAGGGACTGCAAGTGTCTGACATGAATAGAAAAAGCAGGTGCAAATTTTAAAATCCTCCAAAATTTTGGAAGCTTCCAAAATCATGCCTCAAGAACATTTCCGACAGCTATTCCACCCACCCCCATGGTTTATTATCTTTTTGCCAACAAACCTTCTGATTTCTGGCAAAAGCGAACCCCAAAGGAAGCAATGGGTTCACCAATGATTGACTCAGTATACTTCTGAGTTATTCATCAAACTAATAATACGTTTAGGTACAGATGGTCCTCGCTTAATCCTAATTGGGCCTGGAATTGCCATCACTAAACAAAGGCgaaataaaaaatatctaaaagtgATAAATAATATAAACTCAAGGAAATTAGGAGATGCAGGCATATGTCTCTTATCCTTGCTTACAACTtgatttcccttctttctttagaAATTGCTAAATCTTTTCTCAATCAGCTTAGCAAATGACTGCTACAAATTACCCAATTTCTGATACATTTTTTCTGCTATAAGATCAATATAGCTCAAACACTTTTCACCTGGAGATAGAAGCTTCTATTGGGACACAAGTTTGCCACCTCCAAGCGCTCCATCTTTGCTCAAACACTTTTCACCTGGGAGCCATGATCTTGCACGACTTCAGGCATCCATTCACTTTTGCAGAGAATGGGTGTCTGAAGTCCCACAAGATCAGGGAACCCATAAGCTCCCAGTCTGTGCAGGAAAAGTGTTTGCACACTAACAGGAGGCTTGAATTAATGCGATTTTGTTGCCCTAAAGTCTCCCCATTGCATGCAAATACTTTTCTGCAGCAGtattggaagcctttggaggagaCTCACTGAGACTCCAGAAGTAGCAGACGGGCTCGGTGAGTCAGACAAGCCAGGCAGGGTGCACTCGTCCTGCTCTTCCTGTTCTCATTGCTTGACAAGAGCAGGCAAAGAAACAGAGAGGCTGAAGAGGAGACAGTTCGCTAGATCTTCAAAAGGCCTGACTGTGAAGATCCAGGGTGGGGGGAAGGGGCAGAATAAGTAGGGTGATTGTTGCAATGTCTCTGCGATCAATCG
This genomic interval carries:
- the NFIL3 gene encoding nuclear factor interleukin-3-regulated protein, with amino-acid sequence MQLRKMQSVKTEQASADTSGNMDKIMALNSTLSDISDDLATGDEMLLGEGAVMKNKASACRRKREFIPDEKKDAMYWEKRRKNNEAAKRSREKRRLNDLVLENKLIALGEENATLKSELLSLKLKFGLISSSAYAQEIQKVNNSTVVYFQEYQNSKSSINAFIDEHEPTIVSSSCISVIKHSPQSSLSDVSEVSSIEHTQASPTQNNCRNTDDKFQLIKQEPMELENYTRDSRDERGSFTTSIYPGFMGNHFNGYSHSPPLLQTNRSSSNSPRTSETDEGVVGKSSDGEDEQQVPKGPIHSPVELKSAVVKVPEVSSSALPHKLRIKAKAMQIKVEMLDNEFDATQKRLSPIDMSSKRHLELEKNDAQNLAHNTHTPFSIQVTNIQDWSLKPEHWHHQKELTEKAQSDCKTTGFDVKDNSYQVSETENLYLKQGIANLSAEVASLKRLITTQHISASDSS